The Trinickia acidisoli genome includes a window with the following:
- a CDS encoding acyl-CoA-binding protein — MSNVDAQFEQAQVDVKALPEKPGNMTLLRLYALFKQATDGDVHGDKPGFADIVGKYKYDAWASLKGTGQDVAKQQYVELVESLKNGTAS, encoded by the coding sequence ATGAGCAACGTCGATGCGCAGTTCGAGCAAGCCCAGGTGGATGTCAAAGCCCTGCCCGAAAAGCCAGGCAACATGACGCTGCTGCGTCTTTACGCGTTATTCAAGCAAGCCACCGACGGCGACGTGCACGGCGACAAGCCCGGTTTCGCCGACATCGTAGGCAAGTACAAATACGACGCCTGGGCCTCGCTCAAGGGCACCGGGCAAGACGTGGCGAAACAGCAATACGTAGAACTCGTCGAATCGCTGAAGAACGGCACGGCTAGCTGA
- the tsaB gene encoding tRNA (adenosine(37)-N6)-threonylcarbamoyltransferase complex dimerization subunit type 1 TsaB, producing the protein MTSTVLLALDTSTEYCSVALLRSEARSAISESVSPRIWTRHELTGAVSSTRVLPAVRELFDEAGLALDACDAVAFGAGPGSFTGLRTATGVAQGLAFGLGVPVVPISTLLICAESARQRDPSITRVLVALDARMDEVYWADYAWDAEPGEWRALTPPSLGAPDTLVAPEQPFALAGNAAGAFGARLAAAERAAVVDHDALPHAGPLALAALRAYRAGRTVAAEHAAPEYVRDKVAQTTAERLAERAARSGGQEAR; encoded by the coding sequence ATGACATCCACCGTGCTGCTTGCTCTCGATACCTCGACCGAATATTGCTCGGTCGCGCTGCTTCGCTCGGAGGCGCGATCGGCCATCTCCGAATCGGTTTCTCCGCGTATTTGGACGCGCCACGAGTTGACCGGCGCGGTCTCCAGCACGCGCGTGCTGCCGGCCGTGCGTGAATTGTTCGACGAGGCGGGGCTCGCGCTCGACGCGTGCGATGCCGTCGCGTTCGGCGCGGGCCCCGGCTCGTTCACGGGTTTGCGCACCGCCACGGGCGTCGCGCAAGGGCTCGCGTTCGGGCTTGGCGTCCCCGTCGTACCGATCAGCACCTTGCTGATCTGTGCCGAAAGCGCGCGCCAGCGCGACCCGTCGATTACGCGCGTGCTCGTCGCGCTCGATGCTCGCATGGACGAAGTGTATTGGGCCGACTACGCATGGGACGCCGAGCCCGGCGAATGGCGCGCGCTGACGCCGCCGTCGCTGGGCGCGCCCGATACGCTCGTCGCGCCCGAGCAGCCGTTTGCGCTTGCCGGCAATGCCGCCGGCGCCTTCGGCGCGCGCCTGGCCGCGGCCGAGCGGGCCGCCGTCGTCGATCACGATGCGCTGCCGCACGCAGGGCCGCTGGCGTTGGCGGCGTTGCGGGCATACCGAGCCGGGCGCACGGTTGCCGCCGAGCACGCGGCGCCCGAGTACGTGCGCGACAAAGTCGCGCAGACGACGGCCGAGCGGCTTGCCGAGCGCGCGGCGCGCAGTGGCGGGCAGGAGGCGCGATGA
- the rimI gene encoding ribosomal protein S18-alanine N-acetyltransferase yields MSGVLLADRYLSPMTEADLDEVAAVEREAYDFPWSRGNFEDSLRNGYFGLCMRHVTGSLIGYCVLMPVVDEMHLLNLCVAPCAQGTGAGLALLREAVRMTRGKQLSGVLLEVRPSNTRAVRLYERFGFTTIGRRKNYYPARRHGREDALVMRYTFLKEGDDGAR; encoded by the coding sequence ATGAGCGGGGTGTTGTTGGCCGACCGCTATCTGTCTCCGATGACGGAAGCCGACCTCGACGAGGTGGCCGCCGTCGAGCGCGAGGCATACGATTTCCCTTGGTCGCGCGGCAATTTCGAAGATTCGCTGCGCAACGGCTACTTCGGCCTATGCATGCGGCACGTCACGGGCTCGCTCATCGGCTATTGCGTGTTGATGCCCGTCGTCGACGAGATGCATTTGCTCAATTTATGCGTGGCTCCGTGCGCTCAGGGCACCGGCGCCGGTCTGGCTCTGCTGCGCGAAGCCGTTCGAATGACACGCGGCAAGCAGTTGAGCGGCGTCCTGCTCGAGGTGCGGCCCTCCAACACGCGTGCGGTGCGGCTTTACGAGCGTTTCGGGTTCACTACGATCGGACGGCGCAAGAATTACTACCCGGCACGGCGTCACGGCCGCGAGGATGCGCTTGTCATGCGCTATACGTTTTTGAAGGAGGGCGACGATGGCGCTCGATGA
- a CDS encoding uracil-DNA glycosylase gives MALDEAALETLGLGTMWVRRGASVDQSATTVDEPQQRAPREAVPADAVPARAAGFEPVRATGVGPAERHGREPAVGDFDRAPSAMPDGAHPASTWEAGGVATLDWDALEARVSACERCRLCEKRTKTVFGVGDRAADWMLIGEAPGENEDKQGEPFVGQAGKLLDSMLRALSLARDENVYIANVVKCRPPGNRNPEPDEVARCEPYLQRQVALLKPKLIIALGRVAAQNLLKTDASISSLRGRVHRYEEVPVIVTYHPAYLLRSLPDKAKAWVDLCLAHDTYRQAIAEEQARQ, from the coding sequence ATGGCGCTCGATGAAGCCGCGCTCGAGACGCTCGGTCTCGGGACGATGTGGGTGCGACGCGGTGCGTCGGTCGACCAAAGCGCGACCACCGTGGACGAACCCCAGCAGCGGGCTCCCCGCGAGGCCGTGCCGGCCGACGCGGTGCCGGCGCGTGCGGCGGGGTTCGAGCCGGTGCGAGCAACGGGTGTCGGGCCTGCCGAGCGGCACGGCCGGGAGCCGGCTGTCGGCGATTTCGATCGCGCGCCTTCGGCTATGCCCGATGGCGCTCATCCGGCCTCGACATGGGAGGCGGGCGGCGTCGCGACGCTCGACTGGGATGCGCTCGAAGCGCGCGTATCGGCATGCGAGCGTTGCCGGCTTTGCGAAAAACGGACGAAGACGGTGTTCGGCGTCGGCGATCGCGCTGCCGATTGGATGCTCATCGGCGAGGCGCCCGGCGAAAACGAAGACAAGCAGGGCGAGCCGTTCGTGGGCCAAGCCGGCAAGCTGCTCGACAGCATGCTGCGCGCGCTCTCGCTCGCGCGCGATGAGAACGTCTATATCGCCAACGTCGTCAAGTGCAGGCCGCCTGGCAACCGCAATCCCGAGCCCGACGAAGTCGCGCGCTGCGAGCCGTATCTGCAGCGCCAAGTCGCGCTTCTCAAGCCCAAACTCATCATCGCGCTCGGGCGCGTTGCCGCGCAAAACCTGCTGAAGACCGATGCGAGCATTTCGTCGCTGCGAGGCCGTGTGCATCGCTACGAGGAGGTGCCCGTCATCGTGACGTACCATCCCGCGTACTTGCTGCGCAGCTTGCCCGACAAGGCGAAGGCGTGGGTCGATCTGTGCCTCGCCCACGACACGTATCGGCAAGCCATTGCCGAAGAACAGGCGCGGCAATGA
- a CDS encoding DUF1853 family protein → MSALEPAAAPAAALDALQDALSDPVVRDLAWLLFSAPLLRGQPPAGELASVFETGQERAATIRWLLELDREPGPLRQALAAMRIVRLGRYAECLLAYFLQQGPACRLVAANVALRLAGRTIGECDFLVETASGRRLHWELAVKCYLHAGGNRAELADYVGPNLQDRFDVKLGHLLGHQLPLSARDEFAALGHAGPWQPQMFVKGWLFYQWGEAPPIAPAVDPSHHRGFWVTRSEWPSFCASRVAARWAVLPRLAWLAPRPAIASEREGGDVGAAGLTAPDALAERLAQQSGPTMLARFERDPSALGYWRETARGFLVSDEWPAQARYYGRACSR, encoded by the coding sequence ATGAGCGCGCTCGAGCCGGCCGCTGCTCCCGCCGCCGCGCTCGATGCGTTGCAGGACGCGCTGTCCGATCCCGTCGTCCGCGACTTGGCCTGGCTCCTCTTCAGCGCACCCTTGCTGCGCGGGCAGCCGCCTGCGGGCGAACTCGCGAGCGTGTTCGAGACTGGGCAAGAGCGCGCCGCCACGATTCGCTGGCTGCTCGAACTGGACCGGGAGCCAGGTCCGCTGCGGCAAGCGCTCGCCGCCATGCGAATCGTGCGGCTCGGCCGCTACGCCGAGTGCTTGCTCGCCTACTTTCTGCAACAGGGTCCGGCCTGCCGGCTCGTCGCCGCGAACGTTGCGTTGCGCCTGGCGGGACGCACGATCGGCGAGTGCGATTTTCTCGTCGAGACGGCCAGCGGGCGCAGGTTGCACTGGGAGCTGGCCGTTAAGTGCTATTTGCACGCCGGCGGTAATCGTGCCGAGCTGGCCGATTACGTCGGTCCCAATCTGCAGGACCGCTTCGATGTGAAGTTGGGGCACTTGCTCGGGCATCAGTTGCCGCTGTCGGCGCGCGACGAATTCGCGGCGTTGGGTCACGCCGGTCCCTGGCAGCCGCAGATGTTCGTCAAGGGTTGGCTGTTCTATCAATGGGGCGAAGCGCCGCCGATCGCGCCGGCTGTCGATCCCTCGCATCACCGCGGCTTCTGGGTGACTCGCAGCGAATGGCCGTCGTTTTGCGCGAGCCGCGTCGCCGCCCGTTGGGCTGTGTTGCCGCGCCTGGCATGGCTTGCGCCGCGGCCCGCGATCGCGAGCGAGCGCGAAGGCGGGGACGTGGGCGCAGCGGGGTTGACGGCGCCTGACGCGCTGGCCGAGCGGCTCGCGCAGCAAAGCGGCCCGACGATGCTCGCTCGCTTCGAGCGAGATCCGTCCGCGCTCGGGTATTGGCGCGAAACGGCGCGAGGGTTCCTCGTGTCCGACGAATGGCCGGCGCAGGCTAGATACTATGGAAGGGCCTGTTCACGCTGA
- the thiD gene encoding bifunctional hydroxymethylpyrimidine kinase/phosphomethylpyrimidine kinase, whose translation MSRTIPNVLTIAGSDSSGGAGIQADLKTFSALGVYGASVITALTAQNTYGVRAVHAPDCTFVAAQLDAVFEDIRIDAVKIGMLANADIVRTVAAALRRYQPAHVVLDTVMLSKNGHALLAPDAVAALREELLPLAGLVTPNLDEAAALVGADAPAADEAAMREQGEALRALGARAVLMKGGHLGGAESPDWLVDERGAHRLGAARIAVKQTHGTGCTLSAAIAALITQRPDWLGAVTDAKAYLVDALRESVRLQVGNGIGPLHHFHRWW comes from the coding sequence ATGTCCCGCACCATCCCCAACGTCCTGACGATCGCCGGCTCCGACTCTAGCGGCGGCGCCGGTATTCAGGCCGACTTGAAGACGTTCTCCGCGCTCGGCGTCTACGGCGCCAGCGTCATCACGGCGTTGACGGCGCAAAACACGTATGGCGTGCGGGCCGTCCATGCGCCCGATTGCACGTTCGTCGCCGCCCAGCTCGACGCCGTGTTCGAGGACATCCGCATCGACGCCGTCAAGATCGGCATGCTCGCGAACGCCGACATCGTGCGTACCGTTGCGGCGGCCTTGCGCCGTTATCAGCCGGCGCATGTCGTGCTCGATACCGTCATGCTGTCGAAGAATGGGCATGCGCTGCTCGCCCCCGATGCCGTCGCCGCCCTACGCGAGGAACTGCTGCCGTTGGCGGGACTCGTGACACCCAACCTCGACGAAGCAGCCGCGCTCGTCGGCGCCGACGCGCCCGCGGCCGACGAAGCCGCCATGCGCGAACAAGGCGAAGCACTGCGCGCGCTCGGCGCGCGTGCCGTACTCATGAAGGGTGGGCATCTCGGCGGGGCAGAAAGCCCCGATTGGCTCGTCGACGAAAGAGGCGCTCATCGCCTCGGCGCCGCGCGCATCGCGGTCAAGCAGACGCACGGCACCGGCTGCACGCTGTCGGCGGCGATCGCGGCGCTGATTACCCAGCGGCCCGACTGGCTCGGCGCCGTCACCGATGCCAAGGCATATCTCGTCGATGCGTTGCGCGAAAGCGTCCGCCTTCAGGTAGGCAACGGCATCGGGCCGCTCCATCATTTTCATCGCTGGTGGTAA
- the lplT gene encoding lysophospholipid transporter LplT gives MKKGFYSIMAAQFFSSLADSALLIAAIALLKDLHAPNWMTPLLKLFFVLSYVVLAAFVGAFADSRPKGRVMFATNTIKIVGCVVMLVGAHPLAAYGIVGFGAAAYSPAKYGILTELLPPERLVAANGWIEGTTVASIILGTVLGGALISPHIAAHVLKHHMPFVRTPAEAAMVVIMGIYVTAALFNLSIPDTGARYPKQQHGPIRLITDFADCFLTLWHDKLGQISLAVTTLFWGAGATLQFIVLKWAEVSLGMSLSEGAILQAIVAVGVAAGAMYAAARVPLKKSLTVLPVGIMMGVAVMSMAFYTRHTVPANWGFYFGRLHVPGYLVIAYLFLMIVGALSGFFVVPMNALLQHRGHVLLSAGHSIAVQNFNENLSVLIMLCLYAVLIWLNVPVSVVIVLFGTFVCLMMWLVMRRHQANQRAFDSVALIGEAKH, from the coding sequence ATGAAAAAAGGTTTTTACTCCATCATGGCCGCGCAGTTTTTTTCGTCGCTGGCCGATAGCGCCCTTCTGATTGCCGCCATTGCACTACTCAAAGACCTCCATGCTCCGAACTGGATGACGCCGCTGCTCAAGCTGTTCTTCGTCCTGTCTTATGTCGTGCTCGCCGCATTCGTCGGCGCTTTCGCCGATTCGCGGCCCAAGGGGCGCGTGATGTTCGCGACCAACACGATCAAGATCGTCGGCTGCGTCGTCATGCTCGTTGGCGCTCACCCGCTCGCCGCGTACGGCATCGTCGGCTTCGGCGCCGCCGCCTATTCGCCGGCCAAGTACGGCATCTTGACCGAGCTCCTGCCTCCCGAGCGCCTCGTGGCGGCCAACGGCTGGATCGAAGGCACCACCGTTGCCTCGATCATCCTCGGCACCGTGCTCGGCGGCGCGCTGATCAGCCCTCACATCGCCGCGCATGTGCTCAAGCACCATATGCCCTTCGTCCGCACCCCGGCCGAAGCCGCGATGGTCGTCATCATGGGCATCTACGTCACCGCAGCCCTCTTCAACCTGAGTATTCCCGATACCGGCGCGCGCTACCCGAAGCAGCAGCACGGGCCGATCAGGCTCATCACCGATTTCGCCGATTGCTTCCTGACGCTGTGGCACGACAAGCTCGGCCAGATCTCGCTGGCCGTCACGACGCTGTTCTGGGGCGCCGGCGCCACGCTGCAGTTCATCGTGTTGAAATGGGCCGAGGTATCGCTCGGCATGTCGCTGTCCGAAGGCGCCATCCTGCAGGCGATCGTCGCCGTGGGCGTGGCCGCCGGAGCGATGTATGCCGCGGCGCGGGTGCCGCTGAAAAAGTCGCTGACGGTCCTGCCGGTCGGCATCATGATGGGCGTCGCCGTGATGTCGATGGCGTTCTACACGCGCCACACCGTGCCGGCCAACTGGGGCTTCTATTTCGGCCGCCTGCACGTGCCGGGCTATCTCGTCATCGCATACCTGTTCTTGATGATCGTCGGCGCCCTCTCCGGCTTTTTCGTCGTCCCGATGAACGCGCTGCTGCAGCATCGCGGACACGTCCTGCTGTCGGCCGGCCATTCGATCGCCGTGCAGAACTTCAACGAGAACCTGTCGGTGCTCATCATGCTGTGCTTGTATGCGGTGCTGATCTGGCTCAACGTGCCAGTATCGGTCGTGATCGTCTTGTTCGGCACCTTCGTCTGCCTCATGATGTGGCTCGTCATGCGCCGCCATCAAGCCAATCAGCGCGCATTCGATTCGGTCGCGCTGATCGGCGAAGCCAAACACTGA
- the alr gene encoding alanine racemase, whose translation MPRPLLATIHTAALANNLACARRHAPNSKVWAVVKANAYGHGLARAFPGLRATDGFGLLDLEEAVKLRELGWAGPILLLEGFFRPTDIDVIDRYSLTTTVHSDEQLRMLEMARLSKPVNIQLKMNSGMNRLGYAPDKFRAAWERARACPGIGQIVLMTHFSDADGERGIEHQIDAFERGAEGIAGARSLSNSAATLWHPRAHFDWVRPGIILYGASPSGVTAAVDGVGLQPAMTLASELIGVQTLAKGQTVGYGSTFTAPAPMRVGVVACGYADGYMRCAPEGTPVIVDGVRTRLVGRVSMDMLNVDLTPCPAANVGSRVELWGAQLPIDDVARACGTIGYELMCAVAQRVPVLAE comes from the coding sequence ATGCCGCGCCCGCTTCTCGCTACCATCCACACTGCCGCTTTGGCCAACAATCTGGCTTGTGCCCGCCGCCACGCACCCAATTCGAAGGTGTGGGCCGTCGTCAAGGCCAATGCGTATGGGCACGGGCTCGCCCGCGCCTTCCCGGGGCTGCGGGCCACCGACGGCTTCGGTCTGCTCGACCTCGAAGAGGCCGTCAAGCTGCGCGAGCTCGGCTGGGCCGGGCCCATTCTTCTGCTCGAAGGTTTTTTCCGGCCGACGGACATCGACGTCATCGACCGCTACAGCTTGACCACGACGGTGCACAGCGACGAGCAGCTTCGAATGCTCGAGATGGCGCGTTTGTCCAAGCCGGTCAATATTCAGCTCAAGATGAACAGCGGCATGAACCGGCTCGGCTACGCGCCCGACAAGTTTCGCGCCGCATGGGAGCGCGCCCGTGCGTGCCCCGGCATCGGCCAAATCGTCCTCATGACCCATTTTTCGGATGCGGACGGCGAGCGCGGCATCGAGCACCAGATCGACGCGTTCGAGCGCGGCGCGGAAGGCATTGCCGGCGCTCGCAGCCTGTCGAACTCGGCGGCCACGCTCTGGCATCCGCGCGCGCATTTCGACTGGGTGCGGCCCGGCATCATCCTTTACGGCGCGTCGCCGTCGGGGGTGACGGCCGCGGTCGACGGCGTGGGGCTGCAGCCGGCCATGACGCTCGCCTCGGAGCTCATCGGCGTCCAAACGCTCGCAAAGGGACAGACCGTTGGCTATGGCTCGACGTTCACGGCGCCGGCGCCGATGCGCGTCGGCGTCGTCGCCTGCGGCTACGCGGACGGCTACATGCGGTGCGCGCCGGAGGGCACGCCGGTCATCGTCGACGGCGTGCGTACGCGCCTCGTGGGACGCGTCTCGATGGACATGCTGAACGTCGATCTGACACCGTGCCCGGCGGCGAACGTCGGCTCGCGTGTCGAACTTTGGGGCGCGCAGTTGCCTATCGACGATGTTGCGCGCGCCTGCGGCACGATCGGCTACGAACTCATGTGCGCGGTTGCGCAGCGGGTACCGGTGTTGGCCGAATAA
- the radA gene encoding DNA repair protein RadA, with translation MAKQKTAYTCTECGGQSPKWQGQCPSCGVWNTLVETVAPSAGTHRFQSLAKGAPVQRLSDIEAADVPRFSTGIGEFDRVLGGGFVAGGVVLIGGDPGIGKSTLLLQSLASLSEERRALYISGEESAAQIGLRAQRLALLEPGSRAADLMLLAEIQLEKIQAAIEAERPDVAVIDSIQTIYSDALTSAPGSVAQVRECAAQLTRIAKQSGTTIVMVGHVTKEGNLAGPRVLEHIVDTVLYFEGDTHSSFRLVRAFKNRFGAVNELGVFAMTERGLRGVANPSALFLSQHEQIVPGSCVLVTQEGSRPLLVEIQALVDTANVPNPRRLAVGLEQNRLAMLLAVLHRHAGIACFDQDVFLNAVGGVKIAEPAADLAVLLAIHSSMRNKPLPKGLIVFGEVGLAGEIRPSPRGQERLKEAAKLGFTAALIPKANAPKQPIDGLQVLAVERIEQAIDRVKELE, from the coding sequence GTGGCGAAACAGAAGACGGCTTACACCTGTACCGAATGCGGCGGTCAATCGCCGAAGTGGCAAGGGCAATGTCCCTCGTGCGGCGTCTGGAACACCCTCGTCGAGACCGTGGCGCCGAGCGCCGGCACTCATCGTTTCCAATCGCTTGCGAAGGGCGCGCCCGTGCAGCGGCTGTCCGACATCGAGGCGGCCGACGTACCGCGCTTTTCGACGGGTATCGGCGAATTCGACCGAGTGCTCGGCGGTGGCTTCGTCGCGGGCGGCGTCGTGCTGATCGGCGGGGATCCGGGCATCGGCAAGTCGACGCTGCTGCTGCAGTCGCTCGCTTCGCTGTCCGAGGAGCGCCGTGCGTTGTACATCAGCGGCGAGGAGTCGGCGGCGCAAATCGGGCTGCGCGCGCAGCGCCTGGCATTGCTCGAGCCGGGTTCGCGGGCGGCCGACTTGATGCTGCTGGCCGAAATCCAGCTCGAAAAAATCCAGGCGGCGATCGAAGCCGAGCGGCCGGACGTGGCCGTCATCGATTCGATCCAGACCATCTATTCCGATGCGCTGACATCGGCGCCGGGCTCGGTCGCGCAGGTACGCGAATGCGCCGCGCAACTCACGCGAATCGCGAAGCAGTCGGGCACCACGATCGTCATGGTCGGACACGTGACGAAAGAGGGGAATTTGGCCGGCCCGCGCGTGCTCGAGCATATCGTCGATACCGTGCTGTACTTCGAAGGCGACACGCATTCGTCCTTCCGGCTCGTGCGCGCGTTCAAGAATCGATTCGGCGCCGTCAACGAGCTCGGCGTGTTCGCGATGACCGAGCGGGGGCTGCGCGGCGTCGCCAATCCGTCGGCGCTCTTTTTGTCGCAGCACGAGCAGATCGTGCCGGGCTCCTGCGTGCTCGTGACCCAGGAAGGCTCGCGTCCGCTGCTCGTCGAGATCCAGGCGCTCGTCGATACGGCGAATGTGCCGAACCCGCGCCGGCTGGCGGTCGGGCTCGAGCAGAACCGCCTCGCGATGCTGCTGGCCGTGTTGCATCGGCATGCGGGCATCGCGTGCTTCGATCAGGACGTGTTTCTCAACGCCGTTGGTGGCGTGAAGATCGCCGAGCCGGCGGCCGACCTGGCGGTGCTGCTCGCGATTCATTCGTCGATGCGCAACAAGCCGCTGCCCAAGGGGTTGATCGTCTTCGGCGAAGTGGGTCTCGCCGGCGAGATCCGGCCGTCGCCGCGCGGACAAGAGCGCTTGAAAGAGGCGGCCAAGCTCGGCTTCACGGCGGCGTTGATTCCGAAAGCCAACGCGCCCAAGCAGCCGATCGACGGGTTGCAAGTGCTCGCCGTCGAGCGCATCGAGCAAGCCATCGACCGGGTCAAGGAACTGGAGTAA
- a CDS encoding CaiB/BaiF CoA transferase family protein, with product MTTDAPLRGLRVLDLTRLLPGPLATLRLAELGADVLKIEEPGGGDPARAMMQTPADRALGVPSSFYRLVNRGKRETRLDLKTETGRTVLRALVRESHVLVESFRPGVMARLGLDYPNLAKINPKLVYCAITGYGATGVFSQRPGHDINYLAYAGVLDQIATHDGTPVVPNIQIADLLGGALPAVTRILAALWQVSRGGNGAFVDISMTHSIHACNVVARTALENVEQINDRDKPMDIDALRAGQGLLNGGVPCYNVYRTADGRWLAVGALELKFWERLCRALGRPDWASRHWSLGQVIGGPDAVALTRELAEHIATHRLDTWIELLEPRDCCISPVLTVEEAREHVLFQPEPER from the coding sequence TTGACGACCGATGCTCCGTTGCGAGGCCTGCGTGTGCTCGACCTCACGCGCTTGCTGCCCGGCCCGCTCGCGACGTTGCGGCTCGCGGAGCTCGGCGCCGACGTACTGAAGATCGAAGAGCCCGGAGGCGGCGATCCGGCGCGCGCGATGATGCAAACGCCGGCCGACCGCGCGCTAGGCGTGCCCAGCAGCTTCTATCGCCTCGTCAATCGCGGCAAGCGCGAAACGCGTCTCGATTTGAAGACCGAGACGGGGCGCACGGTCTTGCGCGCGCTCGTGCGCGAATCGCACGTGCTCGTCGAAAGCTTTCGCCCCGGCGTCATGGCGCGGCTTGGGCTCGACTACCCCAACCTCGCCAAGATCAACCCCAAGCTCGTCTACTGCGCGATCACGGGCTACGGCGCGACGGGCGTGTTCTCGCAGCGGCCCGGCCACGACATCAACTACCTCGCCTACGCGGGGGTGCTCGATCAGATCGCAACGCACGACGGCACGCCCGTCGTCCCGAACATCCAGATCGCCGATCTGCTCGGCGGCGCGCTACCGGCCGTCACGCGTATCCTCGCGGCGCTCTGGCAAGTCTCACGCGGCGGCAACGGCGCATTCGTCGACATTTCGATGACGCATTCGATCCATGCCTGCAACGTCGTGGCACGCACGGCACTCGAAAACGTCGAGCAGATCAACGATCGCGACAAGCCTATGGATATCGACGCATTGCGAGCGGGGCAAGGGCTGCTCAACGGCGGCGTGCCCTGCTACAACGTCTACCGGACGGCCGACGGGCGCTGGCTCGCCGTCGGCGCGCTCGAATTGAAGTTTTGGGAACGCTTGTGCCGCGCGCTGGGCCGGCCCGATTGGGCGTCGCGCCATTGGAGCCTGGGCCAGGTCATCGGCGGCCCCGACGCCGTTGCGCTCACGCGCGAACTCGCCGAGCACATCGCGACGCATCGGCTCGATACGTGGATCGAACTGCTCGAGCCGCGCGACTGCTGTATCTCGCCCGTGCTGACGGTCGAGGAAGCGCGCGAGCATGTCCTGTTCCAGCCCGAACCGGAACGCTAA